From the genome of Pelobacter propionicus DSM 2379, one region includes:
- the rnpA gene encoding ribonuclease P protein component, whose product MSSSAGEQRVARIWLFALPPSNIPAGSGSDDVSTFPKSVRLRKRADFVALQNAAGKVTVKGFLIVWQDNGHDLPRLGITASKKTGCAVVRNRIKRFVRETFRCNRRTLPPVDMNVIARRESAAMDFRGVQRELEKAFRRMGVSPCVREVCSL is encoded by the coding sequence TTGTCATCAAGCGCAGGAGAGCAAAGGGTCGCAAGAATCTGGCTGTTCGCATTGCCACCAAGTAACATCCCCGCCGGTTCAGGTTCAGACGATGTCAGCACGTTTCCAAAGTCGGTTCGGCTCCGGAAACGTGCTGATTTTGTTGCACTTCAGAACGCAGCCGGAAAAGTGACCGTCAAGGGGTTTCTCATTGTCTGGCAGGATAATGGGCATGATCTGCCGCGACTGGGAATAACGGCGAGCAAGAAAACCGGTTGCGCCGTGGTCCGCAACAGAATCAAGCGTTTTGTCAGAGAGACCTTCAGGTGCAACAGAAGGACGCTTCCTCCGGTGGATATGAACGTGATTGCCCGCCGCGAATCGGCGGCAATGGATTTCCGTGGCGTACAGCGCGAACTTGAAAAAGCCTTCAGGCGTATGGGCGTATCTCCATGTGTAAGAGAAGTCTGCTCCTTGTAA